The following proteins are co-located in the Clostridiales bacterium genome:
- a CDS encoding MFS transporter, whose translation MAKSQKKSIIGGFSRSGWGVIIYCAAMFWFYVGMVNDGSNITAPAFAEKTGIDYSLVLSMGTVAGLVGFIFFLIFGQVNIRIGAKKTSGICLFLAGAFYIGLGLANSLLVYAICLCVITGSVMSGGYIAGGTLVAKWFPKKKGIVMGYTTMGHNLASAFYVPMIAFLVATLGLQKGVMVPSILVIILGVLGLLLIKNTPQEKNEFPDNVTEEVYKKEYYVGHEEDVTGGWTAGKLLTKKEFWLAAVTTGIYQLVTVGVMTQLVVRNMQLGFTQVQAISIMTVLAAIGVFGSWLFGVIDQKWGTKKAMFVFGIWYIFALASNITETKVGIYLSVFMIGMAIGGSANFTTSLPAAIFGRHGFEKVNSVIFPVQGIITSMNFALSGASIALTGSLRGVYVTFICVLVVNLILIHFVNEHKYNKDFMVENHEMDN comes from the coding sequence ATGGCGAAGAGTCAAAAGAAAAGTATCATCGGAGGCTTCAGCAGAAGCGGATGGGGAGTAATCATTTATTGCGCTGCGATGTTCTGGTTCTATGTGGGAATGGTCAACGACGGTTCCAATATCACAGCACCTGCCTTCGCGGAAAAAACCGGTATTGATTATTCACTGGTTCTCAGCATGGGAACCGTTGCCGGGCTGGTTGGATTTATCTTTTTTCTTATCTTTGGTCAAGTCAATATTCGTATCGGAGCAAAAAAGACCTCTGGAATCTGCCTCTTTCTAGCAGGTGCATTCTACATCGGGCTCGGTCTGGCCAATTCTTTGCTGGTCTATGCCATTTGCCTTTGTGTCATCACTGGTTCGGTCATGTCAGGCGGGTATATTGCAGGCGGCACCCTGGTTGCCAAGTGGTTTCCTAAGAAGAAGGGAATCGTAATGGGTTATACCACAATGGGACATAACCTGGCCTCTGCTTTCTATGTTCCGATGATTGCCTTTTTAGTCGCGACATTAGGACTTCAGAAGGGTGTCATGGTTCCCTCAATTTTAGTAATTATTCTTGGAGTCTTGGGGCTTTTGCTGATCAAGAACACCCCCCAGGAAAAGAACGAATTTCCTGATAATGTAACAGAGGAAGTTTACAAGAAGGAATATTATGTAGGCCATGAAGAAGATGTCACAGGAGGCTGGACTGCCGGAAAGCTGCTTACCAAAAAGGAATTTTGGCTTGCGGCGGTTACCACAGGAATCTACCAGCTTGTAACGGTTGGTGTTATGACACAGCTTGTAGTCAGAAACATGCAGCTTGGCTTTACTCAGGTTCAGGCGATTTCCATCATGACGGTACTTGCCGCAATTGGTGTATTCGGTTCTTGGCTGTTCGGCGTGATCGATCAAAAATGGGGAACAAAGAAGGCAATGTTTGTCTTCGGTATTTGGTATATTTTTGCTTTAGCAAGCAACATCACTGAGACAAAAGTAGGAATCTACCTTTCTGTATTCATGATCGGTATGGCCATTGGAGGCTCTGCCAACTTTACAACCTCTCTGCCTGCTGCCATTTTCGGACGTCATGGTTTTGAAAAGGTTAACAGCGTAATCTTTCCGGTTCAGGGAATTATCACTTCCATGAACTTTGCCCTTAGCGGAGCGTCAATCGCTCTGACAGGAAGTCTCAGAGGAGTATATGTAACGTTTATCTGCGTACTTGTTGTCAACTTGATTTTAATTCATTTTGTTAATGAACATAAATATAATAAAGATTTCATGGTTGAAAACCATGAAATGGATAACTAA
- a CDS encoding SDR family oxidoreductase, translating into MADKQFVNNLFDVKGKVALLTGATGALGKAVAIGYGLAGMKVFVTGRSDDKCKNLCEELTAQGIECGYSIGDPAVEEDVIRIVKDAVEKFGEINVLLTAAGYNHAQPIVEQELSEWKKIMDSDVQGTWLFCKYVGEQMIKQGKGGKVILVSSARSKMGMAGYTGYCTAKAGIDLMAQSLACEWTAKYKINVNTINPTVFRSDLTEWMFDPESAVYQNFLKRLPIGRLGEPDDFVGPCIFLASAASDFMTGANVAVEGGYWAN; encoded by the coding sequence ATGGCTGACAAACAATTTGTAAACAATCTGTTTGATGTCAAGGGCAAAGTTGCACTTTTAACCGGTGCGACAGGAGCACTGGGAAAAGCGGTTGCCATTGGATACGGGCTAGCGGGAATGAAGGTATTCGTAACCGGAAGAAGTGATGACAAATGCAAAAACCTTTGCGAGGAGCTCACGGCCCAGGGGATCGAATGCGGGTATTCCATAGGCGATCCTGCAGTTGAGGAAGATGTCATTCGCATCGTAAAAGACGCGGTGGAGAAGTTTGGTGAGATAAACGTGCTGCTGACAGCAGCAGGCTACAATCACGCACAGCCCATCGTAGAGCAGGAGCTTTCCGAGTGGAAGAAGATTATGGATTCTGATGTACAGGGGACTTGGCTGTTCTGTAAGTACGTAGGAGAGCAGATGATCAAGCAGGGAAAAGGTGGAAAAGTAATTCTTGTATCCTCAGCCCGTTCCAAGATGGGAATGGCAGGCTATACCGGTTACTGTACAGCCAAAGCGGGAATCGACCTGATGGCACAGTCGCTGGCATGTGAATGGACCGCGAAATACAAGATCAATGTCAACACCATCAATCCTACAGTGTTCCGTTCCGATCTGACTGAATGGATGTTTGATCCGGAAAGTGCTGTTTATCAAAACTTCCTGAAGCGTCTGCCCATCGGACGGCTGGGAGAGCCAGATGATTTTGTGGGCCCATGTATTTTCCTTGCTTCTGCGGCAAGTGACTTTATGACAGGTGCCAATGTTGCTGTGGAAGGCGGATACTGGGCGAACTAG
- a CDS encoding acetyl-CoA C-acetyltransferase, with amino-acid sequence MREVVIVSAARTPIGSFGGTLKDMPAVSLGAAAAKEAIKRAGIDPAIIEEVILGNVLQGGLGQNVARQIAMAAGVPKEVPALTVNKVCGSGLRTVGLAAQIIKAGDADCILAGGAESMSQSSYIMPSARWGARMGDAKMVDTMVHDGLTDAFHHYHMGITAENIVEQWGLTREELDRFAADSQQKAEAAVKSGRFKDEIVPVEIPQKKGESIVFDTDEYPKFGSTAEGMAKLKPAFKKDGAVTAANASGINDSGAAFIIMSKDKAEELGLNYLCKIKSYASAGVDPTIMGIGPVPASKSALEKAGLTIQDIDLIEANEAFAAQSVAVGRDLGIDPAKLNVNGGAIALGHPIGASGARILITLIYEMMKREAHFGLATLCIGGGQGTSLIVER; translated from the coding sequence ATGAGAGAAGTAGTTATTGTAAGCGCAGCCAGAACGCCTATTGGCAGTTTTGGCGGCACATTGAAGGATATGCCCGCCGTCTCCCTGGGAGCAGCAGCTGCAAAGGAAGCAATCAAACGGGCAGGAATTGATCCCGCTATCATAGAAGAAGTAATTCTCGGAAATGTCCTGCAGGGAGGTCTTGGGCAGAATGTGGCCAGACAGATAGCAATGGCAGCAGGCGTCCCAAAGGAGGTTCCCGCATTAACCGTCAATAAAGTCTGCGGATCAGGATTAAGAACTGTTGGCCTTGCTGCGCAGATCATAAAAGCAGGAGATGCAGATTGTATTTTGGCAGGCGGTGCTGAGAGCATGAGTCAGTCGAGCTATATTATGCCAAGCGCTAGATGGGGCGCCAGAATGGGTGATGCAAAGATGGTAGATACCATGGTGCATGACGGACTTACGGATGCATTTCATCACTATCATATGGGTATCACTGCGGAAAACATCGTGGAACAGTGGGGTTTGACAAGAGAAGAACTGGACCGCTTTGCTGCGGATTCGCAGCAAAAGGCTGAAGCGGCAGTTAAATCAGGAAGATTCAAAGACGAGATCGTGCCGGTGGAAATACCACAAAAGAAAGGGGAATCCATCGTTTTTGATACTGACGAATATCCTAAATTTGGATCAACAGCAGAAGGCATGGCAAAGTTGAAACCAGCCTTTAAAAAGGATGGTGCCGTTACAGCAGCAAATGCTTCCGGTATAAATGACAGTGGTGCCGCTTTCATCATCATGTCAAAGGATAAGGCAGAGGAACTTGGCCTGAACTATCTTTGTAAAATTAAGTCCTATGCGTCGGCTGGTGTCGATCCGACCATCATGGGAATTGGTCCTGTTCCAGCGTCAAAGAGCGCATTGGAGAAAGCAGGACTGACCATACAGGATATTGATCTCATTGAAGCCAACGAAGCCTTTGCTGCTCAGTCTGTGGCAGTGGGACGGGACCTTGGGATTGATCCGGCTAAACTGAATGTCAATGGAGGTGCTATTGCATTGGGGCATCCTATTGGAGCATCTGGAGCAAGAATTCTAATTACCTTAATCTATGAGATGATGAAAAGGGAAGCTCATTTTGGCCTTGCGACTCTCTGCATCGGTGGTGGTCAAGGCACCTCTCTCATCGTTGAACGCTAG
- a CDS encoding excinuclease ATPase subunit — MTWGALYMYYHCPGCGKMFKYGVDLITRYGDEFGACPVCSVMGEYITEGARIPDDLNYEEVD, encoded by the coding sequence ATGACCTGGGGCGCATTATATATGTACTATCACTGCCCGGGATGCGGTAAAATGTTCAAGTATGGCGTTGACCTTATTACCAGGTACGGTGATGAATTTGGAGCTTGCCCCGTATGCAGCGTGATGGGAGAATACATCACGGAGGGAGCGCGTATCCCTGATGATTTAAACTATGAAGAAGTAGATTAA
- a CDS encoding cyclase family protein — protein sequence MAKKVMIDLTHPFSADIPRWPYFAKPVIDSMHTLAKGGVLTQRIDCVQHTGTHCDAPRHVMEKEFDGKRARYTHEMPVDAYTGEAICLEIDIEPWGLITDVHLEAACKKANIKPEELEGMIVCLNTGMHRKFDDSKEYYHYSCGTGMDAGKWFVKNKVKCVAMDMQALDHPLHTAMGNNGATRMNLVGASGRPITTEYVEKFGEEAYAEFDKEEYIRIHGQEAYDKKFGELEAIGEWGTWEPCHKMMLGHGIVGVENLGGNLDKVSGKRFRFFCFPIRWYMGDGAMVRCVAEIDEDEVNDVPERTYTYGSI from the coding sequence ATGGCTAAGAAAGTTATGATTGATTTAACCCATCCGTTCAGTGCAGATATTCCTAGATGGCCCTATTTTGCAAAGCCGGTAATCGACTCTATGCACACCCTTGCTAAGGGAGGCGTTCTCACCCAGAGAATCGACTGCGTGCAGCATACAGGAACTCACTGTGACGCACCCCGACATGTAATGGAAAAAGAATTCGATGGCAAAAGAGCGCGGTATACACACGAAATGCCTGTTGATGCTTATACCGGAGAAGCCATCTGTCTGGAAATCGATATCGAGCCCTGGGGTTTGATTACCGATGTACACCTTGAAGCAGCCTGCAAAAAAGCAAACATCAAGCCAGAGGAGCTGGAAGGCATGATTGTTTGCCTGAACACAGGAATGCACCGCAAGTTTGATGATTCCAAAGAATACTATCATTATTCCTGCGGAACCGGTATGGATGCTGGAAAGTGGTTTGTAAAGAACAAGGTTAAGTGCGTTGCCATGGATATGCAGGCCCTTGACCATCCGCTTCACACAGCGATGGGCAATAACGGTGCAACCCGGATGAACCTTGTTGGTGCTTCCGGAAGACCGATTACAACAGAATATGTAGAAAAGTTTGGCGAAGAGGCTTACGCTGAATTCGACAAAGAAGAATATATCAGAATCCACGGACAGGAAGCATATGACAAGAAGTTCGGTGAACTGGAAGCCATTGGTGAATGGGGAACCTGGGAACCCTGCCATAAGATGATGCTTGGTCACGGGATTGTAGGTGTTGAAAATCTTGGCGGAAATCTGGATAAGGTTTCAGGGAAGCGCTTCCGTTTCTTCTGCTTCCCTATCAGATGGTATATGGGAGATGGCGCTATGGTTCGCTGCGTTGCGGAAATCGATGAGGATGAAGTCAACGATGTTCCTGAAAGAACCTATACTTACGGATCAATTTAA
- a CDS encoding 3-hydroxyacyl-CoA dehydrogenase family protein, producing MCMNIKNVTVLGSGLMGNGLALVFAKDPETHVILRSRSMKSEPLAGIRSNLDMLIEKGAMTEEEAGGILSRILFTTDMERALKDADLVIECVLENMELKQNLFAEIEPLCKESCILATNTSVMSITEIAAKVKNKSRFVGAHFWNPPYLIPLVEVVKGEDTSDETMDITYEYLKKIGKKPVKCVKDVPGFIANRLQHAIWREALSIVENGIADPATVDEALRYGPGLRWPILGILENADMIGLDLSLSIQSYIVKYLEDAHEPSKLLRELVEKGELGFKTGKGYQTWTPEQIAASNKRLREYLIEVTKDLK from the coding sequence ATTTGTATGAATATAAAAAATGTTACCGTACTCGGTTCCGGTCTCATGGGAAACGGTCTGGCGCTGGTATTTGCAAAAGATCCTGAGACCCATGTAATTCTAAGATCGAGAAGCATGAAGAGCGAGCCGCTGGCAGGAATCCGATCCAATCTGGATATGCTCATTGAAAAAGGAGCTATGACAGAAGAGGAAGCCGGCGGAATCCTAAGCCGCATTCTGTTCACAACCGATATGGAGAGAGCCCTTAAAGACGCTGATCTGGTGATTGAGTGCGTACTGGAAAATATGGAGCTGAAACAGAATTTGTTTGCGGAAATCGAGCCCCTATGCAAAGAAAGCTGCATATTGGCTACCAATACCTCTGTTATGAGCATCACCGAAATCGCAGCTAAAGTGAAAAACAAGAGCAGATTTGTCGGTGCTCATTTCTGGAACCCCCCCTATTTGATTCCTCTCGTAGAGGTGGTCAAGGGGGAAGACACCAGCGACGAAACCATGGACATCACTTACGAGTACCTGAAAAAAATCGGCAAGAAACCGGTTAAGTGTGTGAAAGATGTTCCTGGATTCATAGCAAACCGACTCCAGCATGCGATCTGGAGAGAGGCGCTTTCCATCGTCGAAAACGGCATCGCAGATCCAGCTACCGTTGACGAAGCATTGCGCTACGGCCCCGGACTACGATGGCCGATTTTGGGAATTCTGGAAAACGCCGATATGATCGGACTGGACCTATCTCTGAGCATTCAGAGCTATATCGTAAAATATCTAGAGGATGCGCATGAACCATCCAAGCTGCTTCGGGAGCTGGTGGAGAAGGGCGAGCTGGGTTTCAAGACCGGGAAAGGCTACCAGACCTGGACGCCAGAGCAGATTGCTGCGTCCAACAAACGTCTGAGAGAATACTTGATCGAGGTTACAAAAGACCTTAAGTAG
- a CDS encoding methyl-accepting chemotaxis protein — MESNSYQKIRGGLIRNALLTGAFMAIIGLSGVYSLIISGAAPQGAGFYKVIIMAAALTAIGIFVTAMGSVSLVRMIFRNLCEDGDSLTDDDPVEDGILSEGLGLGLLEKQVIRISEEVASGNFSARAADFESEEDSYREILLRLNQILDITTEPCRIASACLAQIRLGQTPDKIEGKGQGDVAQLFSELNGCIDVLDLLMRDTEVLSREFMKGNFEVKANTEAHNGIYAEMLSNLNKAFSAVVFPLHSAAQRISKIAIGVIPEKMMEEYQGEFNDIKNSVNACIDGLEAVNEGSKILRQMSKNNYSMTMDGSYLGIYEKMRHSINNVIATVRDVIEMVTDVADGDLSKLHELKAVGRRSENDTLLPSLIRMHETVKQLVEETTLISDSAVAGRIGVRGDASKFKGEFRAVVEGVNETLDAFGKPMAEVLGVLEQMAQGNLQVAVEGNYRGDHGLLKAALNETLWNLRAYLREISEVLAQISDCNLDLEITMVHKGDFTEIGDSLKSIIMTLNQVMGNFEHAADQVSAGSRQVSDGSQFLAQGSTEQASSIQELSASVSEIAEQSKDNALKAKEVYLLAKEARDGGGKGKETMLEMLQSMKEISDSSVNISKIIKVIDDIAFQTNILALNAAVEAARAGQHGKGFAVVAEEVRSLAARSAKAAEETTELIEGSLRKVKVGTEITNEIATVLTTISEGAVTSTEKLSIIAKASEEQALGIAQINQGIDQISRVVQNNSATAEQSAAASEELSAQADLLKKMIGQFQRSKEVIYQLQ; from the coding sequence ATGGAATCGAACAGCTACCAGAAAATCAGAGGAGGACTGATCCGAAATGCACTGTTGACAGGGGCTTTTATGGCAATCATTGGTCTTTCAGGGGTTTACAGCTTGATTATATCAGGCGCTGCGCCCCAGGGGGCAGGATTTTACAAAGTGATAATTATGGCGGCAGCACTGACGGCAATTGGAATATTCGTTACTGCTATGGGAAGTGTCTCACTCGTACGTATGATTTTCCGAAACCTTTGTGAGGATGGAGACAGTCTCACCGATGACGACCCAGTGGAAGATGGAATTCTGTCCGAAGGCTTGGGGCTTGGATTACTTGAAAAGCAAGTAATCCGGATTTCTGAGGAAGTTGCTTCCGGCAATTTCAGTGCTAGGGCGGCAGATTTTGAAAGCGAGGAAGACTCGTACAGGGAAATTCTTCTGCGCTTGAATCAAATCCTTGATATTACAACGGAGCCCTGCCGTATCGCCTCTGCTTGTCTTGCGCAAATCCGCCTTGGGCAGACACCTGATAAAATAGAAGGGAAGGGGCAGGGAGACGTTGCTCAATTGTTCTCAGAACTCAACGGATGCATTGATGTGTTGGATTTACTGATGAGGGATACGGAAGTATTATCCCGGGAATTTATGAAAGGTAATTTTGAAGTTAAAGCTAATACGGAGGCGCATAATGGAATATATGCGGAAATGCTTTCAAATCTGAATAAGGCATTTTCTGCTGTCGTTTTTCCTTTGCATTCGGCGGCACAGCGGATTTCCAAAATCGCGATCGGTGTGATTCCAGAAAAGATGATGGAGGAATATCAGGGAGAATTCAATGATATCAAAAACAGCGTCAATGCATGTATTGACGGATTAGAGGCGGTTAACGAAGGGAGTAAGATTCTTCGCCAGATGAGCAAGAATAATTATTCCATGACAATGGACGGATCTTATTTAGGCATCTATGAAAAAATGAGACACAGCATCAATAATGTAATTGCAACTGTAAGGGATGTCATAGAAATGGTTACCGATGTGGCTGACGGAGATCTTTCGAAGCTTCATGAGCTGAAAGCCGTGGGTAGGCGGAGTGAAAATGATACTTTGCTGCCGTCGCTCATACGAATGCACGAAACCGTGAAGCAGCTTGTGGAGGAAACCACACTGATTTCAGATTCTGCTGTCGCGGGAAGGATCGGTGTCCGGGGTGATGCCAGTAAATTCAAGGGTGAATTCAGGGCTGTGGTAGAAGGTGTTAACGAGACTCTGGACGCATTCGGAAAGCCTATGGCCGAGGTACTGGGGGTTCTTGAGCAAATGGCACAAGGAAATCTTCAGGTTGCAGTGGAAGGAAACTACAGAGGCGATCACGGCTTGCTCAAGGCTGCCTTGAATGAAACCTTGTGGAATCTAAGAGCTTATCTGAGGGAAATATCGGAAGTCCTGGCACAAATCAGTGACTGTAATCTTGACCTTGAAATCACCATGGTGCATAAGGGAGACTTTACTGAAATCGGAGACTCTTTGAAAAGCATTATCATGACATTAAATCAAGTGATGGGTAATTTCGAACATGCGGCTGACCAGGTATCGGCAGGATCAAGGCAGGTATCCGACGGCAGCCAGTTCCTGGCACAAGGCTCCACGGAGCAGGCCAGTTCCATACAGGAGCTTTCTGCTTCTGTTTCTGAAATCGCCGAACAAAGCAAGGATAATGCTTTGAAAGCGAAGGAGGTTTATCTGCTGGCGAAAGAGGCTCGTGACGGAGGTGGCAAGGGGAAAGAGACCATGCTGGAAATGCTGCAGTCTATGAAAGAAATCAGCGATTCCTCTGTAAATATATCTAAAATCATCAAGGTGATTGATGACATTGCCTTCCAGACCAATATTCTTGCCTTGAATGCAGCGGTAGAGGCTGCCAGGGCAGGTCAGCACGGCAAAGGCTTTGCTGTGGTAGCCGAAGAAGTGAGAAGTCTTGCGGCGAGAAGCGCAAAAGCCGCAGAGGAAACGACGGAGCTCATTGAAGGATCCCTAAGAAAGGTAAAGGTCGGAACAGAGATTACCAACGAAATCGCCACAGTCCTAACGACCATTTCAGAGGGTGCCGTCACATCAACGGAAAAATTGAGCATTATCGCAAAAGCCTCCGAGGAGCAGGCGCTCGGAATTGCTCAGATCAATCAAGGAATCGACCAGATCTCCCGTGTGGTGCAGAACAATTCGGCGACAGCAGAACAAAGTGCTGCCGCCAGCGAGGAGCTATCGGCACAGGCAGATTTGCTGAAAAAAATGATCGGCCAGTTTCAACGCTCCAAGGAAGTAATTTATCAGCTACAATAA
- a CDS encoding CoA transferase subunit B translates to MADIKEIIAARVAKELKDGDVVNLGIGLPTMVANFLPEGVNIILQSENGMMGMGAAAEKGKEDVDIVNAGAQYVTVNPGAMFFDSATSFGIIRGGHVDATILGALEVDQHGNLANWIVPGKMVPGMGGAMDLVVGAKKVIIAMQHTQKGAHKILKECRLPYTAVGVVDMIITEMGVMEITPEGIVLTEINEGYTIEEVQAATEAELIISLKIKRN, encoded by the coding sequence ATGGCAGATATAAAGGAAATCATTGCCGCAAGAGTTGCAAAGGAACTGAAAGACGGTGATGTGGTAAACCTGGGAATCGGACTTCCCACCATGGTAGCAAACTTTCTTCCTGAGGGAGTGAATATCATTCTCCAGTCAGAAAACGGAATGATGGGGATGGGAGCAGCGGCAGAGAAAGGCAAAGAAGACGTGGACATCGTCAACGCAGGAGCCCAGTATGTGACCGTAAATCCGGGAGCCATGTTCTTTGACAGCGCAACCTCCTTTGGAATCATCCGAGGCGGTCATGTAGATGCAACCATTCTGGGCGCCCTTGAGGTAGACCAGCACGGAAACTTGGCCAACTGGATCGTACCGGGAAAGATGGTGCCAGGCATGGGCGGTGCGATGGATCTGGTGGTAGGCGCAAAGAAGGTCATCATCGCCATGCAGCACACCCAGAAGGGAGCACACAAGATCCTGAAGGAATGCAGATTGCCGTATACGGCTGTGGGTGTAGTGGACATGATCATCACGGAGATGGGGGTTATGGAGATTACTCCGGAGGGCATCGTCCTTACGGAAATTAACGAAGGCTATACCATCGAAGAGGTTCAGGCCGCTACAGAAGCGGAGCTGATCATCAGTTTGAAGATTAAGAGGAACTAA
- a CDS encoding 3-keto-5-aminohexanoate cleavage protein, with product MDKALKNKRIITVATTGAWPTKENTPNVPIEPEEIAEEVYNCWKAGAAVAHIHCRNDEGRAAMEFHKFEKTVELIRARKDCDIILNLTTSGGVGLKEEDRIRPFYELKPEMASYDCGTMNWLHTSIFENHPAFLEKIGTLMQEVNVKPEIEAFDPGMIYNAAYYLKKGILKAPAHFQFCMGCAGGIAATTKNLVFMKGVMDEVAPGSTWSAFGVGQGAMEIMYAAIAMGGNIRVGMEDNVLYKKGVLAESNMQFVERAKRVIEEFTCEVATPSEAREILGLPAKN from the coding sequence ATGGATAAAGCACTTAAAAATAAAAGGATTATAACCGTTGCGACTACCGGAGCTTGGCCCACAAAGGAGAACACACCAAACGTTCCCATCGAGCCGGAAGAAATTGCAGAGGAAGTTTACAACTGTTGGAAAGCCGGCGCAGCAGTGGCACATATTCACTGTCGTAATGATGAAGGCCGTGCTGCAATGGAATTTCACAAGTTTGAAAAGACTGTAGAACTAATCCGGGCCCGCAAGGATTGCGACATCATCCTCAACCTGACCACATCAGGCGGGGTTGGACTGAAAGAAGAAGACAGAATCAGGCCTTTCTATGAATTAAAGCCTGAAATGGCTTCCTACGATTGCGGAACCATGAATTGGCTTCATACATCCATATTTGAAAATCATCCTGCATTCCTGGAAAAGATCGGTACGCTGATGCAGGAAGTCAATGTAAAGCCTGAGATCGAGGCCTTTGACCCGGGCATGATATACAATGCAGCATACTATTTGAAAAAAGGTATCTTAAAAGCTCCAGCTCATTTCCAATTCTGTATGGGCTGCGCAGGCGGCATTGCGGCTACAACCAAGAATCTTGTGTTCATGAAGGGTGTTATGGACGAGGTGGCACCCGGATCGACCTGGAGCGCATTTGGTGTAGGACAGGGCGCTATGGAGATCATGTATGCGGCTATCGCCATGGGTGGAAATATCCGTGTGGGCATGGAAGACAATGTACTTTACAAGAAAGGCGTTCTTGCGGAGAGCAATATGCAGTTTGTTGAGCGTGCCAAGAGAGTCATCGAAGAGTTTACCTGTGAAGTGGCAACTCCGTCAGAAGCCAGAGAAATCCTGGGGCTGCCTGCAAAAAACTAG